The genomic region TGCCAATTCCCCCTCCGCTGAAAATATGTGCCGCCTGAACAGGCAACGGCCACAATCCCATCCAGGGCCCAATCGCCAGCAAAACAACGATGACAACCATCCATTTTCTTTTCATTATGTATTCCCCACTCCTTTTCTCGCTTTCACAATCCGTCTCTCACCTCAACGCTTTTGTAAGCATCATCGGTCATTCACATTAAAGTCCTACTATACATTTTATTGCCCATCCTATCTATTGACCGAAAGGAGTAGAAGAGGGGAAAAGGAAATGCGACATGGTAATTTGTGTGAATTGCTTGCTCATACCACGAGATGAAAGGGACGAATTACTTCTAACATGGCAAGGCCTTCATTAGCAAACAGTTAAGAGAAATAAACAAGCCAATTCCGGTGACTGGAATTAGCTTGTTTATCTCTCAACCACCAGAGTAGCTACTTAGTTTAAAAAGAGGCAGATGCTAGCTAAGCGCAGCATTTGCCTCTTCCCATCCCATCCAGCATTATGAATGACTTGACCAGAACAGAATCTATAACCTTAAGTCAACGTAAGAACGATCTGATCCCCGGAGCGGGTGATCTTGTATATACCCTCTTGCATGTCGATGCTATAATGCTTTTTCAGCAACCACTTGGCGTTGAGATCCGTCTCGACAACCACCAGATAATCGTAGCCGCTCAGCAGGTTGTCCATATTGTCCTCATAGAACAACACGATCCCGTCCACATGTGGAGCATACAAGAAATACTTCCCTACATATTGCATGTAATAGTTTGTGACCTGCTGGTCCCTGTCTGAGGCGTAGAAGAGATATCTGTTATTATCCTCCTGCCCACCTGAGTACCACCGATCACCGGTAACCGCATGAATCTTGTAAGGGAGCGTTGTATCATAACTTTGGGCGATAGACACGATACCGTTGTATTCGGACAAAAGGATGGTGGCGGCAACCGCCATACAGCCGATAATGCCTTTTTGATAATGACCTTTCGTCTCGACCGTCTTAAAGGATTGATAATCAGGCACTTCACCGATCCGATAATGGAATGAACGCTCCAAGTCGATCGCAGCGCACAACACCAGCCCACCAGCGAACAGCACCACGATACTCGATGCATAACGCTCAAAGCCTGCCAGGACAATTGCTTCATCCAGTGGCATGGAGAAGAGGTACAACGCCAGAATGCCTGCATAGTACAGTAACAGAACAACGTCCAGCGCAATTAGTGCTTTCCATAAGTTCCACTTCTTCTTAAGCACCACGATGGCAAATACTGAAGCTGCGATCGCAATAAGCTGAAAAATAACAATCCCGATCACTGGCCGTGTTGTCAGATCTGTACTGGCCTTCAGGAAAGTCCACAGAATCTCCTGCATCTGCTCCGGCGTTTTGCCGGCCTGAATCCCCGAAGTAGCGACATCGAACTTGTTATCGATGCCTTGGAACACCGTTGCCATTCTCCAGCTCCAGCCGAAGTAGGGAATTAGTGCACCACAGATCGTACCCACTACAGCGAGTGCTGTTTTCCAACTGAACTTTTGCTTATGTTTTAGCCATGTATATACCAGAAAGATCAGGCCGATGGCGGCGAAAATAACACCCGTACTTTTGATGATGGTTAGTAATCCCGCAAGCGGAAGAACGACAATACATGCCTTTTTGATCTCATTCCGATATTGGTAGATCACCGCCAGAATAGCGAGCGCGTAAATTGGAAGCAAGAAGTCTACAAGCAGATTGGTGATCCGAATCGTAAGATTGAAAAATGAAAGTGTAGATAACCCAAGTCCGAGAAAAGCGTACAAAAGAAAACGTTTCTTCTCCGAAACGATGCCGAACATGGCATAAAAACAGGAGAAGATAAGCAGACCTTGTGCCAAGAGCATCACGGACTGGGAGTGCCCCATGAAGCGACAGACATAATAAATAAATGACGAAGTCCCCAGCGGATAGTTTTTAAAATCAATCAGGCTGGAGTCTGGCGTCGGAAAGGCATCTGTACTCAGCATCTGCTTCAATACGATAGCCCAGTGGGAGAAATTATCGTAGTGCGTTAATTGGTTCTGAAAGAGTACCAGCAAGAAAACGAAAGTCCCTGCCAGGAATGAAAATTGGAATATGGAAAAGGACATACGCAATGACGCCCCTTGGCGCAGTCTGAGAAACAACCTCCGCCCATACAAAAGCAAACCTGCAATCAGAATGACAAGGCTGCCCGTAAAGAGCTGCCCTGCCAAACCACTCAGAAAAACAAGGCAGGCAATCGAGGAAAACACGAATACAGGGATAAACTCCCAACGTAGTGAAAGTGTCTTCCGTACAAACTGCATATAACCAAGAAAGGAGAATATCAATAAAACTCCCATCACAAAATGAAGCACAATGAGCATCTTTATCTCTCCTAACCCTCTCTGGTGGCACGATCGGAATGTGGCTGTATCAAATCAGTCAGCAATTGGTCAATCAGGCCCTTCTCCACAATATCATCGATATTCTCCACCGAGAGAAGCACCTCGCGCTCACGGGCTGTCGTTTTTCCCGTATGTTTCAAAATGACTTCAATATCACTCTTCGTATAAAAAGTAACGACCGCTCCTGCCGCAATGTCACCATGGAAACCCGTCGCGGAAAAGAAACGATAATTAAAGCTGCGCAGCGTACAGCCAGCATCATTGGTGAAATGAACTGGAAGCTGAAGAGAAAGCCGCGGCATTTTCCGCTGATCCGATCGGGGTTGAACAATACGTTTTTTCACATTGCGAAGCATATCGTCATAAGCCGTATCCCACAGGTTCATCTGCTCTGGCAACGAGTGTTTACGGTCATAGATGATTTGCATATATTGGCGGTTATCATTCTCATCAATCGGCTGAACCGTTGCGGAGTAACGCCAGCCCTCTCCATCCTGTTTCACATAAACGATGACTGCATCGAGGTTGGCCTCATACCGATCGGTTTTGACGATCAGAGAGATAATCTTTTGTTCAGCCAAGTAAATAGGATAAGGGACATAGAAGGCAATACCTTGTTCGGATACATCAACCGTTTTGGCCTGATATCGCAGATTGTTAGCTTGGTCGTAGATCGTGACATCCTCTTGTGCCCGAATCCGTTCTGTCTCCCGATACGCACGGCGGCCGACCATGAAGAACAGGGCGTAACATAGCGCAATCATGTTATGAATCAGCCAGAAAATAATGATACTGCTGAAGAACAGTGCGATGCCATACTTTCCATTGACATACCGAATCACGGCTGCAATGGAAAGCAACAGCAGGAAGATATGCGGAAGTGCATATAACAGCGCAGACATCCACTGCCGACCATTGGCTCTGCTTTTGTTGGTAACCTTGAATTTTTTCTCACGAATGCCCAGTGTCTCCAGGAGAACCGGCCAGATCAGATAAGGCATAAATATGGTATCGATAACCTGACTCCATCGCTGATTCCGAATATTACTGGACAGATATCGCATGGATACACTGTAGAAGAAATAGGATGGAAGCCAGAAGATTAAGATTTGCCAGAAGGTTGTGTTCACAATCTGGAAGTCGAATAACGCAAATAAAATAGGCGCCAAAATGAAAATCAAACGGTTAAAGAAAGACCACCAGTATAAGAAACTACTCAAGTAGGTCACTCTCGTCCAGAAAGGAAGCTTCCCAGATATGGGTGCACGCGTATTCTGCAGGCTCTGAATAATACCCCTTGCCCAGCGAATCCGCTGCTTAATCATGCTCTTCACTGTTGTTGTCGTCTGACCGGCAGCTTGAACCTCTTGAGTCGCATAGGTAATATAACCTTCCTGCTGCAAGCGGATGCTGGTCTCAAAGTCCTCGGTGATGGTATTCAGCGGAAAACCTCCGATGTCTTCCATGCCTTGCCGGGAAATGATTGTATTACTTCCTGTATAGGCTACCGCATTGGAGGCATTACGCAGGATGTTCACTTCTCTGGAGAAGAAATCCTGTTCATTCGGAATGCCTTGCTCTGCATACAGGTTAAACTGGAAGAGATCTGGATTGTAGAAGCTCTGCGGGGTCTGTACCAGCCCTAGCTTGAAATTAGGGTCCATTTCATCCTGCCTACGAGGACGCCATTCCTCATTCTCCTTAATAAACGTGGAGAGCATGAAATAGGGGACCGTTTTCATCAGAAAGGTATGCTGTGGAATCATATCTGCATCAAACGTTGCAATAAGCGGAGAAGAGCTTTTGCTCAGTGCATTGTTCAGGTTACCAGACTTGGCATCCTTATTTCCCGGGAACCCCAGATATCCCACACCAAACTGTCTGGCAAGCTCCTCCACCTCAGGTCTTGCTCCATCGTCACAGAGATAAATATGAACCTTCTGCTTGTCCGGATAATCCATGAACGTACAGGAATTAACGGTTTTATACAAGAGATCGACAGGCTCATTATGGGTAGCAATAAATACATCCACATCCGGATAATACTCCGGCGGAACGATTGGAAAGTCGAGCTGTGTACGTTCTTTTTGCATCTTTTGAAAGAATAATTCAAAGGTTGTCAGTACGGTGACCGTTTCAGCTACAATCAGAAGCATACCGAAAATGACGTTTAGAACGCCTTCACCCCATGGCAACGTAAAGAACGTACGCCATACCAAATAAATCGACATCAGAATCATCGTGATGATAAAAAAGATATTCTGTCTTTTTTCGTTTTGCACTACAGCTGCTTCCTCCTTGCTGCAAATACCCATCTTCGCTGCAATTGGAAACTGAGCAGGAACAGCAAGGCATCACAGACGAATTTCGCCAATTTCTCATCTACGAAGAGAACGGTATGGAATATATATACGCCGGTACTGGAAAGCAAGATCACCACTCCGCATAACGTCAGATAGCGCCATAGACTTCCCTGGCTATCCTCCTTGCGGAATACAAAGTGTCTGTTCAGTACATAGTTGACTACAATGGAGATAATTCTCGCAATCACGGTTGCCAGCAGAATTCTTAAATAGTGCTGTTCACCCAACACGGGCCGTAACGCGTCAATCAAAAACCATGCGATACCCAAATCGACAACCGAACTAGCCACCGACGATGAAATGAACCGCAGAAAGTTGGAGAACAACACACCCATGACCCGAGCGCTATCCTGGATCGCTTTAAAATGAGTTCCCGCATTACCATTTTCATAAATGACTTGGATTGGCATGGTATGGATCGGTATCCCGGATTGAATACAGGAAATGAGCATCTGCAACTCATATTCAAATCGAGTTCCGCGAACATCCCGCATAAACGCAAGTAGCCCGGGACCGAAAGCACGAAGCCCGGTCTGGGTATCCGATAGTTTCTTTCCATATAACATGGCAAAAATAAAAGAGGTCATCCGATTGCCTAACAGGGACTTTGGCGGTATGTTTCCCTCGCTGAAATTCCTTACGCCGAGCACCAAAGAGTCTGGATGAAGCCTTGCTTCCTGGGCAATCCGATATACATCTTCCGCTGCGTGCTGACCATCTGAATCAGCGGTTATGACAAAGGAAGATACATCAAATTCCTGCGCAATATACTGAAATCCCGTCTTGAGTGCTGCACCCTTCCCCTGATTTTCCTTATGCGTCAGCAGAGCACATCCATTCTCACGAAGCTCCTCAAAAATCGACTGGTAGGCCTCACCAGATCCGTCGTCCACAATAACAATATTCGTCAAGCCATACTCTCGCAATTGCCGTACATAGGCTGGAAGTCTCTCATCCGGTTCAAGCGATGGAATGAGGATGATCGTTTCGCCGTTTTGTTTACCCTTAATCATCCTAATGAGCCTCAATTCGACATATTTTCACAAATTCTTTTGGAATATTGTGAGTATAACATCGAAAGGGGGGGCAGTAAACGAGCAAATTTGTAACCTACTGGTAAAAAAGTTGTATCATTATATGTACTCCTATATAGGTGAAAAATACTAGTCAAACGTTAGTCTAGGACTACTCAAATAACTTCACATTCGGCTCTCGTTTCAGTACATGTACTAGCATGGCATGCAGTTGGCCACAGTGATAATAGAAGTGCGCCTGTGTGTCGAGAAGCCACTCGACGCGTGAATGAACGCCTCTCCAGTATGCAGTCGTTTCTCGTCATAGTTCATCATCCGTCTCCATCGACTGATTGGACATGCTTCGACTTACAAATCTAGACGAATGATCGCTTATGTGGATCACGATTTTGAATTAGAATTACTGTAGACGATTGAAAAAGGCTGTGATTCCAATGTTATTCGAAAGAGACAAATGGTTGCAGTATGGCATTCTGCGCGATGAGCCCTCTCTCGTAGCACGGTTGCCAGAAACACAGTTGCTTGAGAAGGATACGTTAATGAAGATGCTTCTTCAATATCCCAGCGTTGTACTGAAACCTCGCAATGGCAGTTACGGAAGGGATATTCTGTTCATCAAACGAAGCAGTGCAAATGCTTATCGTATTCAAAATGAAAATAACACAATTACCATGAGAGACACCGAGCAGTTACTCGAATGGTTCGAAGAAACAATTAAAAGTGATGAATATATTATCCAAAAGCGTCTGCATCTTGCTCAAATTAAACACAGGCCGTTCGACATTCGGATCATGGTTCAGCGCAAAAAGGGCTCCTCGTCCACTTGGAACGTCACAGGTTCCTATGCTAAAGTCGCAGCACAAGGATACCAAGTCACCAATGTGAATAACCGCCCCATTCCAGTGCTTAAAGCACTGAGACTAGCTCGAATTGGAGATCGGCGCTTACTTGTCAGAGCGGAACAGGTTGCACGATTAGCTGCCAAACGTTTGGGAGAGCATTACCCCATGCTTAGACAAGTCGGGTT from Paenibacillus sp. FSL R5-0341 harbors:
- a CDS encoding glycosyltransferase family 2 protein yields the protein MQNEKRQNIFFIITMILMSIYLVWRTFFTLPWGEGVLNVIFGMLLIVAETVTVLTTFELFFQKMQKERTQLDFPIVPPEYYPDVDVFIATHNEPVDLLYKTVNSCTFMDYPDKQKVHIYLCDDGARPEVEELARQFGVGYLGFPGNKDAKSGNLNNALSKSSSPLIATFDADMIPQHTFLMKTVPYFMLSTFIKENEEWRPRRQDEMDPNFKLGLVQTPQSFYNPDLFQFNLYAEQGIPNEQDFFSREVNILRNASNAVAYTGSNTIISRQGMEDIGGFPLNTITEDFETSIRLQQEGYITYATQEVQAAGQTTTTVKSMIKQRIRWARGIIQSLQNTRAPISGKLPFWTRVTYLSSFLYWWSFFNRLIFILAPILFALFDFQIVNTTFWQILIFWLPSYFFYSVSMRYLSSNIRNQRWSQVIDTIFMPYLIWPVLLETLGIREKKFKVTNKSRANGRQWMSALLYALPHIFLLLLSIAAVIRYVNGKYGIALFFSSIIIFWLIHNMIALCYALFFMVGRRAYRETERIRAQEDVTIYDQANNLRYQAKTVDVSEQGIAFYVPYPIYLAEQKIISLIVKTDRYEANLDAVIVYVKQDGEGWRYSATVQPIDENDNRQYMQIIYDRKHSLPEQMNLWDTAYDDMLRNVKKRIVQPRSDQRKMPRLSLQLPVHFTNDAGCTLRSFNYRFFSATGFHGDIAAGAVVTFYTKSDIEVILKHTGKTTAREREVLLSVENIDDIVEKGLIDQLLTDLIQPHSDRATREG
- a CDS encoding bifunctional glycosyltransferase family 2/GtrA family protein, with amino-acid sequence MIKGKQNGETIILIPSLEPDERLPAYVRQLREYGLTNIVIVDDGSGEAYQSIFEELRENGCALLTHKENQGKGAALKTGFQYIAQEFDVSSFVITADSDGQHAAEDVYRIAQEARLHPDSLVLGVRNFSEGNIPPKSLLGNRMTSFIFAMLYGKKLSDTQTGLRAFGPGLLAFMRDVRGTRFEYELQMLISCIQSGIPIHTMPIQVIYENGNAGTHFKAIQDSARVMGVLFSNFLRFISSSVASSVVDLGIAWFLIDALRPVLGEQHYLRILLATVIARIISIVVNYVLNRHFVFRKEDSQGSLWRYLTLCGVVILLSSTGVYIFHTVLFVDEKLAKFVCDALLFLLSFQLQRRWVFAARRKQL
- a CDS encoding YheC/YheD family protein → MLFERDKWLQYGILRDEPSLVARLPETQLLEKDTLMKMLLQYPSVVLKPRNGSYGRDILFIKRSSANAYRIQNENNTITMRDTEQLLEWFEETIKSDEYIIQKRLHLAQIKHRPFDIRIMVQRKKGSSSTWNVTGSYAKVAAQGYQVTNVNNRPIPVLKALRLARIGDRRLLVRAEQVARLAAKRLGEHYPMLRQVGFDIAVDKKRRIWIIEGNYQPDLRPFRLMKDSSMHRRILWYKEH